A portion of the Candidatus Krumholzibacteriota bacterium genome contains these proteins:
- a CDS encoding serine/threonine protein kinase, whose product MENRNYQILNTIATGGTSVLYKAIQKSLDREVVIKKLHSHLTSDRNFTGRFELEAKSAASLDHENIVRIIDTGTAGNSYYIVMEYINGSTLKEVLEKNGPLGNDLTLLIAREICLGLDHAHQRGIIHRDIKPANIMITNEGQVKITDFGLVKLSQAHLEQTIADTLLGTPLYMSPEQAIGEGVDGRSDLFSLGTICYEMATGHQPFSGANYAAVIQNIINSSIKAPSKIRSSISPEVESIVMKALNREPSKRYGTALDMAREIETIIGREKIIEAKNILKRLVAGRPKLPETKVKKKRNKTKRKKILSTFMIAAALAVSSFYLYSNPDLLSKARESIYEFTGRLRKHDAQGVLPASLPPGIGIDGIYSTIADTSAVIIQGQPVPAETVYIEVPVSPLPSTFTAADSASPLQEAAAEIQEPAGTDELVSKIEEPADPREEETAGFIDIIVEPEADIVIDGIFRLSGNRYGPSEIEAGTHSISCKQKDFTEYTETIIITRGELSRRRIYLEMKSGDLLFATAAGIRVFINGKFMGITPLAGKISLPTGKHLIDLKKTGYKDWSNEVYIPADETVTMRIDMVSL is encoded by the coding sequence ATGGAAAACAGGAACTATCAGATACTGAACACGATCGCCACGGGGGGGACTTCCGTACTTTACAAGGCGATCCAGAAATCGCTCGACAGAGAAGTCGTCATCAAGAAACTGCATTCCCACCTTACATCGGACAGGAATTTTACCGGAAGATTCGAACTTGAAGCAAAATCCGCCGCGAGCCTCGACCACGAGAATATAGTCAGGATCATAGATACCGGGACTGCCGGAAACAGTTATTATATCGTAATGGAATATATCAATGGATCGACTCTTAAGGAAGTCCTGGAAAAAAACGGTCCCCTGGGGAATGATCTGACCCTTCTGATAGCCAGGGAGATATGCCTCGGGCTTGATCACGCTCACCAGAGGGGGATCATCCACCGCGATATAAAGCCGGCCAATATCATGATCACCAATGAAGGACAGGTCAAGATAACCGACTTCGGTCTGGTTAAGTTGAGCCAGGCGCATCTGGAACAGACTATCGCCGACACCCTTCTCGGCACTCCCCTTTACATGTCGCCTGAACAGGCGATAGGCGAGGGAGTCGACGGAAGAAGCGACCTCTTTTCCCTCGGGACTATATGTTATGAAATGGCTACGGGACATCAACCGTTTTCCGGAGCAAACTATGCTGCCGTCATTCAGAACATAATCAACAGTTCGATCAAAGCGCCCTCGAAGATACGGAGTTCCATAAGCCCCGAAGTGGAATCTATCGTGATGAAGGCTCTCAACAGGGAACCGTCAAAAAGGTACGGTACGGCTCTCGATATGGCCCGTGAGATCGAAACGATAATCGGGCGTGAAAAGATCATCGAAGCGAAAAACATATTAAAACGGCTTGTAGCGGGGAGACCGAAGCTACCGGAGACAAAGGTGAAAAAGAAGAGGAACAAAACGAAAAGAAAAAAGATCCTTTCTACTTTCATGATAGCAGCGGCACTTGCCGTCAGTTCTTTCTATCTCTATTCCAACCCTGATCTTCTTTCTAAAGCGAGAGAATCGATCTACGAATTTACCGGCAGGTTAAGAAAACACGACGCGCAGGGAGTCCTTCCCGCCTCTTTGCCGCCGGGAATCGGGATCGATGGAATTTATTCCACTATCGCGGATACGAGTGCTGTCATAATTCAAGGACAACCGGTCCCGGCCGAAACGGTTTATATCGAAGTGCCGGTCTCTCCCCTTCCGTCGACATTCACGGCAGCTGATTCAGCATCTCCCCTCCAGGAGGCCGCGGCAGAAATACAGGAGCCTGCCGGCACAGACGAACTGGTTTCAAAGATCGAAGAACCAGCTGATCCGCGGGAAGAGGAAACAGCGGGATTCATCGATATAATAGTCGAGCCTGAAGCCGATATCGTCATCGACGGAATATTCCGGCTTTCAGGTAACAGGTACGGTCCTTCCGAGATAGAAGCGGGGACACATTCGATCAGCTGTAAACAGAAGGATTTTACTGAATATACGGAGACGATCATCATCACCAGGGGCGAACTTTCCCGCAGAAGGATATATCTCGAAATGAAAAGCGGAGATCTTCTTTTCGCCACCGCGGCAGGAATCAGGGTCTTCATAAACGGTAAATTCATGGGAATTACGCCGCTGGCCGGCAAAATATCGCTACCGACAGGAAAACACCTTATCGACCTTAAGAAGACCGGCTATAAGGACTGGTCGAATGAAGTGTACATTCCGGCGGATGAGACGGTCACTATGAGGATCGACATGGTATCTCTCTGA